From Pararge aegeria chromosome 9, ilParAegt1.1, whole genome shotgun sequence, the proteins below share one genomic window:
- the LOC120626581 gene encoding dynactin subunit 4: protein MAYLTQLDYVKYVCSCGQLKPITNLYFCRHCLKIRCGFCICHEVDSHYCANCLENMPSSEARLKKNRCSSCFDCPSCFHTLSTRATFAQPRQDPAAGDAKVENKQAKKMYYLSCFNCRWTSRDVGIPDQPVASGGWPERTNPYTARINQLLDYYKAIAQQEKQEKLDRERKKFAIRGKYITLTDKTGLTGAMARNIAGLPSSESSSSAIANFVPSVASAEVEELPEDYHLREVNLKQVSTMAQRLAAPEWQPGDVARLQPVARPLSVKRSQRCRDCDHNLTKPEYNPGSIKFKIELLAFYHVPEVKIISHESVKAGQVADLLLKVTNPTAHEMTLRILRPADSAEEVPAPPEDQEPRSIEKSLEKSLNLEKDTSWSKVIERKPEMPTVSQICVPEVTLTLAQRDDAAEYDDDPQHETSDIILWRKSNKLALRLKVTTDPTAEVGKPAQVAFRLQYSYRNTVPPSAQSVQHRDHTLNTTVILDLGSVCE, encoded by the exons ATGGCTTATTTAACTCAACTGGACTATGTGAAATATGTTTGCTCTTGCGGGCAGTTGAAACCAATAACAAATCTATATTTTTGCCGGCATTGCTTGAAAATACGATGCGGATTCTGCATTTGTCACGAA gttgattcccactactgtgCCAATTGTCTGGAAAATATGCCATCATCTGAAGCAAGGCTCAAAAAGAACCGATGTAGCAGCTGTTTCGACTGCCCCAGCTGTTTCCACACACTCTCGACGCGAGCAACCTTCGCACAGCCGCGGCAGGACCCTGCTGCTGGAGATGCAAAGGTGGAGAACAAACAGGCAAAGAAGATGTATTATCTGTCGTGTTTCAATTGTCGCTGGACGTCACGTGATGTTGGCATCCCCGATCAACCTGTTG CTTCCGGAGGGTGGCCAGAAAGAACCAACCCATACACAGCTCGCATCAACCAGCTACTGGACTACTACAAGGCAATAGCTCAGCAGGAGAAACAGGAGAAGTTGGACAGAGAGCGGAAAAAGTTTGCCATCAGAGGAAAATATATTACTCTTACT GACAAAACAGGTTTAACCGGTGCGATGGCACGCAATATAGCTGGCCTGCCTTCCAGCGAGAGTTCATCATCTGCCATCGCCAACTTCGTGCCCAGTGTGGCCAGCGCAGAGGTTGAGGAGCTGCCTGAAGACTACCATTTGAGGGAGGTCAACTTAAAGCAGG TGAGCACGATGGCGCAGCGGCTGGCGGCGCCGGAGTGGCAGCCCGGCGACGTGGCGCGCCTGCAGCCCGTGGCGCGCCCGCTCAGCGTAAAGCGCAGCCAGCGCTGCCGCGACTGCGACCACAACCTCACCAAGCCCGAGTACAACCCCGGCTCCATCAAGTTCAAGATCGAGCTGCTGGCCTT CTACCACGTGCCGGAAGTAAAGATAATCTCCCACGAGAGCGTGAAGGCCGGCCAGGTGGCGGACCTGCTGTTGAAGGTCACCAACCCCACGGCGCACGAGATGACGTTGCGCATCCTGCGACCCGCCGACAGCGCCGAGGAGGTGCCCGCACCGCCGGAGGACCAGGAGCCGAGGAGCATAGAGAAGTCATTGGAAAAATCTCTCAATCTGGAAAAG GACACGTCGTGGAGCAAAGTTATTGAACGGAAGCCGGAAATGCCGACAGTGAGTCAGATTTGTGTCCCGGAAGTTACTTTGACGCTTGCGCAGAGAGATGACGCCGCGGAGTATGACGATGATCCGCAACATGAAACTAGCGA CATCATCTTGTGGAGGAAGTCGAACAAGCTCGCACTGCGGTTGAAAGTAACCACAGATCCAACAGCAGAAGTGGGAAAACCGGCTCAAGTGGCATTTCGTCTGCAATACTCGTACAGGAACACAGTACCCCCCTCGGCGCAGTCGGTTCAGCACAGAGACCACACCTTGAACACCACTGTGATACTCGATCTCGGCAGTGTTTGTGAATAG